A single region of the Enterobacter cloacae complex sp. R_G8 genome encodes:
- a CDS encoding SDR family oxidoreductase, translated as MNKTQQHRVALVAGASGIVGNQLVKTLLRHQWEVIGLSRQAVSHPDGIAMVNVDLLDAQDSARALSALSGITHVFYSAWVNAANWTEMVEPNVTMLRHLVSNLENTAPLETVSLMQGYKVYGAHLGPFKTPARESDPGVPGAEFNAAQLRWLSDFQRGKQWHWSAIRPGVVGSTVPGNTMNLALSIALYASLCKALDLPLRFPGSEQTWHSIVDHTDGELLAEATMWAATSPAAENQAFNVNNGDIWRWSELWPRIARWFELESAPPVRLSFQQLFTDYRAVWRELAAARGLVESEILQLNDGQFADFVFGWHYDMFGDGSKLRRAGFTAMRATDEMFFSLFAQLRAARIIP; from the coding sequence ATGAATAAGACGCAGCAACACAGGGTCGCACTGGTCGCTGGCGCCAGCGGGATTGTTGGCAATCAGCTGGTCAAAACGCTTTTGCGCCATCAGTGGGAGGTTATTGGCCTGAGCCGCCAGGCGGTATCTCACCCTGACGGCATTGCGATGGTTAATGTCGATTTACTGGATGCGCAGGACAGCGCGCGGGCACTGTCAGCGCTCAGCGGGATCACTCATGTGTTTTACAGCGCCTGGGTCAACGCCGCGAACTGGACAGAGATGGTTGAACCGAACGTCACCATGCTGCGCCATCTGGTCAGTAATCTCGAAAACACGGCCCCTCTTGAGACGGTCAGCCTGATGCAGGGCTACAAAGTCTACGGCGCGCATCTTGGCCCGTTTAAAACCCCGGCACGTGAAAGCGATCCCGGCGTACCGGGGGCAGAGTTTAATGCGGCCCAGCTCAGGTGGCTTAGCGATTTTCAACGCGGAAAACAGTGGCACTGGAGCGCCATCAGACCGGGTGTGGTGGGTAGCACGGTGCCAGGCAACACCATGAATCTTGCCCTGAGCATCGCGCTGTACGCCTCATTGTGTAAGGCGCTGGATTTACCGCTGCGTTTTCCCGGCTCTGAACAGACCTGGCACAGCATTGTTGATCATACCGACGGCGAATTGCTGGCAGAGGCGACCATGTGGGCCGCCACGTCGCCGGCAGCAGAGAACCAGGCATTCAACGTGAATAACGGGGATATCTGGCGCTGGAGCGAGCTGTGGCCACGCATTGCACGCTGGTTTGAACTGGAGTCTGCCCCCCCGGTCCGGCTCTCATTTCAGCAGCTGTTTACGGACTACCGTGCGGTATGGCGCGAACTTGCCGCAGCTCGCGGGCTGGTGGAAAGCGAGATTTTGCAGCTGAACGACGGACAGTTTGCCGACTTCGTGTTTGGCTGGCATTACGACATGTTTGGTGATGGCAGCAAGCTGCGACGGGCGGGATTCACCGCCATGCGGGCCACCGACGAGATGTTTTTCAGCCTGTTCGCACAGCTCAGGGCGGCACGCATTATTCCCTGA
- a CDS encoding arylamine N-acetyltransferase translates to MHSDNFDISTYFKRINYTGPAAADTATLHALMRHQLFAVPFENLDVQAGKMVSLVPEEIVDKILHQGRGGYCYEVNGLFAMALAALGISWRFVAARPMFYPARRPKTHMAVVAEVEGRQWLCDLGFGSYGIRAPMALDMLDVDIGQDFDTFRLTRHARGEYLLQAKVEGAWANQYGFDLSVQEWVDFIPANYLNSTHPDAIFVQKRVVVQHHPEGRQILLGNMLKTITANGTKTQQLAEEDIAEVLRTRFALTAA, encoded by the coding sequence ATGCACAGCGACAACTTTGATATTTCTACCTATTTCAAACGCATAAACTATACCGGGCCAGCGGCGGCCGATACCGCCACCCTGCATGCGCTGATGCGTCATCAGCTCTTTGCGGTCCCTTTTGAAAATCTGGACGTACAGGCAGGCAAAATGGTCTCGCTGGTACCCGAAGAGATTGTCGATAAGATCCTGCATCAGGGGCGCGGCGGCTATTGCTACGAGGTCAACGGGCTGTTTGCCATGGCGCTGGCGGCGTTAGGCATTTCCTGGCGTTTTGTGGCGGCGCGCCCCATGTTCTACCCGGCACGTCGCCCAAAAACCCATATGGCGGTGGTGGCGGAGGTGGAGGGCCGTCAGTGGCTCTGCGACCTCGGGTTTGGCAGCTATGGCATCCGTGCGCCGATGGCCCTCGACATGCTTGATGTCGATATCGGACAAGATTTCGACACCTTCCGCCTTACCCGTCACGCAAGGGGCGAGTACCTGCTCCAGGCGAAGGTGGAGGGGGCGTGGGCTAATCAATACGGTTTTGATCTCTCTGTTCAGGAATGGGTTGATTTCATTCCGGCCAACTACCTGAATTCAACCCATCCTGACGCCATCTTTGTGCAGAAGCGAGTGGTCGTGCAGCATCACCCCGAAGGACGCCAGATCCTGCTGGGCAATATGCTGAAGACCATCACCGCAAATGGCACAAAGACACAGCAACTGGCGGAAGAGGATATTGCTGAGGTCCTGAGAACCCGTTTTGCGCTGACGGCCGCGTAA
- the umuD gene encoding translesion error-prone DNA polymerase V autoproteolytic subunit — protein MQLISPLGPDATLLLPLFMERVPCGFPSPAQDYVEDSLDLNKLVIKHPSATYFVRVSGDSMIGAGISHGDLLVVDRSLTAVHGDIVIAAVAGEFTVKELQTHPRLQLIPHNPDYAPVVFAAEDELEIFGVVTFTLKANRHVRAR, from the coding sequence ATGCAGTTGATCTCTCCTTTGGGGCCTGATGCCACGCTATTGCTTCCGTTGTTTATGGAGCGGGTGCCCTGTGGCTTCCCCAGCCCTGCTCAGGATTATGTCGAGGACAGCCTTGACCTGAACAAGCTGGTGATCAAACACCCCAGCGCGACCTATTTTGTCAGGGTGAGCGGTGATTCGATGATTGGCGCAGGGATCAGCCATGGCGACCTGCTGGTGGTTGACCGTTCGTTAACCGCCGTTCATGGCGATATTGTGATTGCGGCGGTCGCGGGCGAATTTACCGTGAAGGAGCTGCAAACGCATCCGCGTCTTCAGCTCATCCCCCATAATCCTGACTACGCGCCGGTCGTTTTTGCCGCGGAAGACGAGCTGGAGATCTTCGGCGTTGTGACGTTTACCCTGAAAGCTAACCGCCATGTTCGCGCTCGTTGA
- a CDS encoding LysR family transcriptional regulator — MNNKLNAISTFLRVAEAGSFSAAARLAGIKQSAVSQQIAALEEELGVVLLHRTTRRMKLTAQGERYRRDMQLVLEAMQEAERRLNPVEHQYQGAVHVQLPSGLGQIVLPRLLTLQRMNPELHLQVSLDDRIADLVTEGVDVALRLSAEPPQTHAARVLARIETPLFAAPSFPPVESVYALAALPHVRFSGIPLDAPLRLVSDDETIDIAVNTVFRANTSDALLQALEAGMGIGGMQLPLAARALQTGTLVPVLPAWRLPDRFLYAVYPDARFIPHRVRSVVGVIEQLLPEIIKKN; from the coding sequence ATGAATAATAAGCTCAACGCCATTTCCACCTTTCTGCGCGTCGCCGAAGCCGGCTCCTTTTCCGCTGCCGCCCGCCTGGCCGGGATCAAGCAGTCCGCCGTCAGCCAGCAGATCGCCGCCCTTGAGGAAGAGCTCGGTGTGGTATTGCTGCATCGTACAACGCGCAGGATGAAGCTCACCGCGCAGGGTGAGCGTTACCGGCGGGATATGCAGCTTGTGCTGGAGGCCATGCAGGAAGCAGAGCGACGCCTGAACCCGGTTGAGCATCAATATCAGGGGGCCGTACATGTGCAGTTGCCGAGTGGCCTGGGCCAGATCGTGTTGCCGCGCCTGCTGACACTACAGCGCATGAATCCTGAATTACATCTGCAGGTTTCGCTTGATGACCGTATCGCCGATCTGGTCACCGAAGGAGTGGATGTGGCGCTACGACTGAGCGCAGAGCCTCCGCAAACCCACGCGGCACGCGTACTGGCACGCATTGAAACGCCACTCTTTGCTGCCCCGTCATTCCCGCCGGTAGAGTCCGTGTACGCGCTGGCGGCGCTTCCCCACGTGCGATTCAGCGGTATCCCGCTGGACGCACCTCTTCGCCTGGTTTCTGATGACGAAACGATTGATATTGCAGTGAATACCGTTTTCCGGGCCAATACCAGCGACGCCCTGTTACAGGCGCTGGAGGCAGGCATGGGTATTGGCGGTATGCAGCTACCGCTCGCGGCACGGGCGTTGCAAACCGGTACGCTGGTGCCGGTACTCCCCGCGTGGCGGTTACCCGACCGCTTTCTCTATGCGGTTTACCCGGACGCTCGCTTTATTCCACACAGGGTCAGAAGCGTTGTCGGGGTCATAGAACAGCTACTGCCTGAAATAATTAAGAAAAATTAA
- a CDS encoding PLP-dependent aminotransferase family protein yields the protein MLRLTLASGALRPGDRMISARKLAEREHVSLPTALEALRCLEAEGLIVARPRSGYYVHQPRVPQNEPSSHTPPGPVPVTMSAIARSLFSRAEARLVPLGAALPDPTWLPGDTLHRALHAASRRLEAHGQSYSLPPGRVDLRNRVAARAAQWGAHFGAVDLVITAGATQALRLALRAVCQPGDVVAIESPAYFGTLLLLEDLGLKALQIPTDPVEGLLLAPLAEAIRCHRPAAVLASPTVQNPLGASMSVAGKQELVALLEEAGIPLIEDDVYGDLVGEGQRPPACKAFDQSGNVLYCSSLSKTLAPGWRIGWIAAGRYHTQVLQARMAGEWAGAPLIEAATSEILASGDYDRHLRRLKVRIAEGIQAVTARVEACFPPGTRITAPAAGFLLWVELPHQVNALEVHRRALALGIGVSPGPLFSPGAELMNFLRLNCANEPTPQLLNAVEQIGAICHELAGTAFRASMR from the coding sequence ATGCTGCGCCTTACCCTGGCTTCAGGTGCATTGCGACCCGGTGACCGGATGATCTCCGCGCGTAAACTGGCAGAGCGCGAGCACGTTAGCCTCCCGACGGCCCTCGAAGCCCTTCGTTGCCTCGAGGCCGAAGGCCTGATTGTTGCCCGTCCGCGTTCGGGCTATTACGTCCACCAGCCCCGCGTGCCACAGAACGAGCCATCATCCCACACGCCTCCCGGCCCGGTACCGGTGACCATGTCAGCCATCGCCCGCTCGCTTTTCAGTCGCGCAGAAGCGCGCCTGGTGCCACTGGGGGCCGCACTGCCCGACCCCACCTGGCTACCGGGAGATACGTTGCATCGCGCGCTTCATGCGGCCAGCCGTCGTCTGGAAGCACACGGTCAGAGCTACAGCCTGCCGCCGGGGCGAGTGGATCTGCGCAACAGGGTCGCCGCACGCGCGGCACAGTGGGGAGCCCATTTTGGTGCAGTCGATCTGGTCATCACCGCGGGTGCAACGCAGGCGCTGCGTCTGGCTTTGCGGGCCGTGTGCCAGCCGGGTGATGTGGTGGCGATTGAGTCCCCCGCTTACTTCGGCACGCTACTGCTGCTGGAGGATTTAGGTCTGAAGGCGTTGCAGATCCCAACCGATCCCGTCGAAGGCCTGTTACTGGCACCGCTGGCTGAGGCCATTCGCTGTCACCGTCCCGCGGCTGTGCTGGCCTCGCCCACGGTGCAAAATCCGCTCGGCGCCAGCATGTCCGTCGCTGGTAAACAGGAGCTGGTTGCCCTGCTTGAAGAGGCGGGCATCCCTCTTATTGAGGACGATGTTTATGGGGACCTGGTGGGTGAAGGCCAACGGCCTCCGGCCTGCAAGGCCTTCGACCAGAGCGGGAATGTGCTCTACTGTAGCTCATTGTCCAAAACCCTTGCGCCAGGCTGGCGTATCGGGTGGATTGCCGCCGGACGTTACCACACGCAGGTCTTACAGGCCCGCATGGCCGGGGAGTGGGCAGGCGCACCGTTAATTGAAGCCGCGACGAGCGAAATACTCGCCAGTGGTGACTACGATCGCCATCTTCGACGGTTGAAAGTTCGCATCGCCGAAGGGATACAGGCCGTTACCGCGCGGGTGGAGGCGTGCTTCCCGCCGGGTACGCGTATTACCGCCCCCGCCGCCGGTTTCTTGCTGTGGGTTGAACTTCCACACCAGGTCAATGCGCTGGAGGTGCATCGTCGCGCGCTGGCGCTGGGCATTGGCGTCAGCCCTGGCCCGCTGTTTTCCCCGGGGGCGGAGCTGATGAACTTCCTGCGCTTAAATTGCGCGAATGAACCCACGCCCCAGTTGCTCAACGCTGTGGAACAGATCGGCGCGATTTGTCACGAGCTGGCGGGTACCGCGTTCAGAGCGTCGATGCGTTAA
- the smrA gene encoding DNA endonuclease SmrA, producing MNPDDKSLFLDAMEDVQPLKRCADIHWQPSRNTRARQEIDAEQLDNFLTLGFLELLPLDEPLAFQREGVQQGVMDKLRSGKYSRQASLNLLRQPAERCRQMLYAFIRQAGRDGLRNLIIIHGKGREQNAHPNVVRSYLARWLTEFEEVQAFCVALPHHGGSGACYVSLRKSDDAKQENWERHAKRSR from the coding sequence ATGAACCCTGACGACAAATCACTGTTTCTTGACGCCATGGAGGATGTCCAGCCCCTGAAGCGCTGCGCAGATATTCACTGGCAGCCGAGCCGCAATACGCGGGCGCGCCAGGAGATTGATGCCGAGCAGCTGGATAACTTCCTGACCCTGGGTTTTCTGGAACTTCTGCCCCTGGATGAGCCGCTGGCGTTCCAGCGTGAAGGGGTACAACAGGGCGTAATGGATAAGCTGCGTTCCGGGAAATACTCCCGCCAGGCCAGCCTGAACCTGTTACGTCAGCCCGCCGAGCGTTGCCGCCAGATGCTGTACGCCTTTATTCGCCAGGCCGGACGCGACGGATTACGTAATTTAATTATCATTCATGGAAAAGGGCGCGAACAGAATGCTCATCCCAACGTGGTGCGTAGCTATCTGGCGCGCTGGTTAACCGAGTTTGAGGAAGTGCAGGCCTTCTGCGTGGCGCTGCCGCATCACGGCGGCAGCGGGGCCTGTTATGTTTCACTGCGAAAATCCGACGACGCAAAACAGGAGAACTGGGAACGGCACGCCAAGCGCAGCCGTTAA
- the umuC gene encoding translesion error-prone DNA polymerase V subunit UmuC encodes MFALVDVNSFYTSCETAFRPDLKGKPVVVVSNNDGCIISRSAEAKALGIGMAGPYFKLKDELRRQKVHVFSSNYALYADMSRRVMTILEEMAPRVEIYSIDEAFLDLTGISHCMSLEAFGQEIRQRLYKETGLLVGVGIAPTKTLAKLANHAAKTWKKTNGVVDLSNIDRQRKLLSLVPVSEVWGVGRRISKKLNLMGIESALHLAECSSWVIRKHFNVVLERTARELRGEPCLALEEFSPTKQQIICSRSFGSRITRYDDMHQAICAYAERAAEKLREEKQFCCYISVFIRTSPHAEDEVFYGNQASGKLTIPTNDTRDIIRVAIESLNRIWKEGHRYMKAGVMLSDFFSQGVAQLSLFDEHPPRPDSTALMQVIDHLNRSGRGSVWFAGQGAVKSWAMKRDMLSPCYTTRYSDLPVVK; translated from the coding sequence ATGTTCGCGCTCGTTGACGTAAACAGTTTTTACACCTCCTGCGAGACGGCGTTTCGGCCCGACCTTAAGGGGAAACCCGTGGTGGTCGTTTCAAATAACGACGGGTGTATCATTTCACGTTCAGCAGAAGCAAAAGCATTGGGGATCGGCATGGCCGGTCCCTACTTCAAGCTGAAGGATGAGCTGAGACGCCAGAAGGTACACGTCTTTAGCTCCAATTATGCGCTGTATGCGGATATGAGCCGCCGGGTGATGACCATCCTTGAAGAGATGGCCCCGAGAGTGGAGATCTACTCGATTGATGAAGCCTTTCTGGATCTGACGGGCATCAGCCACTGCATGAGTCTGGAGGCGTTCGGGCAGGAAATCCGCCAGCGCCTGTACAAAGAGACCGGACTGCTGGTCGGGGTGGGCATTGCGCCCACCAAAACCTTAGCCAAGCTGGCTAACCATGCCGCCAAAACCTGGAAGAAAACCAACGGCGTGGTGGATTTATCGAATATCGATCGTCAGCGTAAACTGCTGTCACTGGTACCGGTCAGCGAAGTGTGGGGCGTCGGGCGCAGGATCAGCAAAAAACTGAATCTGATGGGGATCGAGTCTGCCCTGCATCTGGCGGAATGTTCAAGCTGGGTGATCCGTAAACACTTCAATGTCGTGCTGGAAAGAACTGCCCGCGAGTTACGCGGTGAACCGTGTCTGGCGCTGGAAGAGTTTTCGCCAACAAAGCAACAAATCATCTGCAGCCGCTCCTTCGGCAGCCGTATCACCCGGTATGACGATATGCACCAGGCGATCTGCGCCTATGCGGAACGCGCCGCCGAGAAGCTGCGCGAAGAGAAACAGTTTTGCTGCTATATCAGCGTGTTTATTCGCACCAGCCCGCATGCAGAGGATGAGGTTTTTTATGGTAACCAGGCCTCCGGCAAGCTGACGATCCCCACCAACGATACGCGGGATATTATCAGGGTAGCTATCGAGTCATTGAACCGAATCTGGAAAGAGGGGCATCGCTATATGAAAGCAGGCGTCATGCTCAGTGACTTTTTCAGTCAGGGCGTGGCACAGCTTAGCCTGTTCGATGAACACCCACCGCGGCCAGACAGCACAGCCCTGATGCAGGTTATCGACCACCTTAACCGTTCAGGCCGGGGGTCTGTGTGGTTTGCGGGCCAGGGGGCGGTGAAATCCTGGGCGATGAAGCGGGATATGCTGTCGCCCTGCTACACCACGCGCTATTCCGATTTGCCAGTCGTTAAATAA
- a CDS encoding methyl-accepting chemotaxis protein: MLKNLHVITGIIFALTIFCLLQVVTGGLFYSAVSNDRHNFQNSGVLNAQQESLSDSVNTLIKTRVTVTRVAIRYLKNQRDPASLEAINKLLGTAGDSLAKAEAYNKQWQALPQVNGQNAALTDEMLKSWNQMHEVMRLSIEYLRADNYQAYGDLDAQQAQDAMEAVYNRWRAENNTLLKAATEENQSSFTQMQWTLAAIFLAVIAVLVVIWQGLQHLLLKPLKTIMNHIRTIAAGDLTQDITLSGRNEMGQLAAGLHEMQQSLVTTVSAVRGSTDSIYTGAGEIAAGSNDLSARTEEQAASLEETAASMEELTATVKQNSDNARQATLLAKNASETAARGGHVVDNVVRTMTEIADSSQQIAHITGVIDSIAFQTNILALNAAVEAARAGEQGRGFAVVAGEVRTLASRSAQAAKEIKGLIENSVSRVNTGSEQVSEAGATMKEIVAAVTRVTDIMGEISSASDEQSRGIEQVSLAVSQMDSVTQQNAALVQQSATAAAALEDQSEQLRQAVAAFRLSGKQQAAAPRPTNVKTPQLLRPATASTATDSNWETF; the protein is encoded by the coding sequence ATGCTGAAAAATCTGCACGTGATTACCGGAATTATCTTTGCTCTCACCATATTCTGCCTGCTGCAAGTTGTCACGGGAGGGTTGTTCTACTCTGCCGTCAGCAACGATCGCCATAACTTCCAGAACTCCGGGGTGCTTAATGCCCAGCAGGAGAGCCTGAGCGACAGCGTTAACACCCTTATCAAAACGCGCGTCACCGTGACGCGAGTGGCGATCCGCTACCTGAAAAATCAGCGCGATCCGGCGTCCCTGGAGGCGATCAACAAACTGCTTGGCACCGCGGGCGACTCTCTGGCTAAAGCTGAAGCCTATAACAAACAGTGGCAGGCCCTGCCGCAGGTTAACGGCCAGAATGCGGCGCTAACCGACGAGATGCTGAAATCCTGGAACCAGATGCATGAAGTGATGCGTCTGTCGATTGAGTATCTGCGTGCCGACAACTACCAGGCCTATGGCGATCTGGATGCGCAGCAGGCGCAGGACGCTATGGAAGCGGTCTATAACCGCTGGCGTGCCGAGAACAATACCCTGCTGAAAGCCGCTACCGAAGAGAACCAGAGCAGCTTTACCCAGATGCAGTGGACGCTGGCGGCAATTTTCCTGGCCGTTATCGCCGTGCTGGTGGTGATCTGGCAGGGTTTACAGCACCTGCTGTTAAAACCGCTGAAAACCATTATGAACCATATTCGCACCATTGCGGCAGGCGATCTGACGCAGGATATCACCCTCTCTGGCCGCAATGAGATGGGCCAGCTGGCGGCCGGTCTGCATGAGATGCAACAATCTCTGGTCACCACGGTCAGCGCCGTACGCGGTAGTACCGACTCCATCTACACCGGCGCAGGCGAAATTGCTGCCGGAAGTAACGATCTTTCCGCCCGTACGGAAGAACAGGCCGCCTCGCTGGAAGAGACCGCTGCCAGCATGGAAGAGCTGACCGCAACGGTGAAACAGAACTCCGACAACGCCCGTCAGGCGACCCTGCTGGCGAAGAACGCGTCTGAAACAGCGGCGCGCGGCGGTCATGTGGTGGATAACGTTGTCCGCACAATGACGGAAATTGCCGACAGTTCGCAGCAAATCGCCCACATCACCGGCGTGATTGACAGCATTGCCTTCCAGACCAACATTCTGGCGCTGAACGCCGCGGTAGAAGCCGCACGCGCCGGGGAACAAGGTCGTGGCTTTGCGGTAGTTGCCGGGGAAGTGCGTACTCTCGCGAGCCGCAGCGCGCAGGCGGCAAAAGAGATCAAGGGCCTTATCGAGAACTCTGTCAGCCGCGTGAATACCGGCTCTGAACAGGTTAGCGAAGCCGGTGCAACGATGAAAGAAATTGTGGCGGCAGTGACCCGTGTGACCGATATTATGGGCGAGATTTCGTCTGCGTCTGATGAGCAGAGCCGCGGTATTGAACAGGTGAGTCTGGCCGTTTCGCAGATGGACAGCGTCACCCAGCAAAACGCCGCGCTGGTACAGCAGTCCGCCACGGCGGCAGCGGCGCTGGAAGATCAGTCCGAACAGCTGCGCCAGGCGGTGGCGGCGTTTCGTCTGAGCGGCAAACAACAGGCCGCTGCCCCCCGCCCAACAAATGTGAAAACACCGCAGCTGTTGCGCCCGGCCACGGCAAGCACCGCCACCGACAGCAACTGGGAAACGTTCTGA
- a CDS encoding aldo/keto reductase family oxidoreductase has translation MSSIDKSGTFALGTRTVKRLGYGAMQLAGPGVFGPPKDKNAALEVLREAVAAGVNHIDTSDFYGPHVTNQLIREALHPYRDDLTLVTKIGARRDDKGAWLPAFSAQELTRAVHDNLRNLQLDVLDVVNLRIMFSTHGPAEGSIAEPLSTLAELQQQGLVRHIGLSNVTATQVAEAQKMVPVVCVQNMYNIVNRSDDALVDSLAQQGIAYVPFFPLGGFTPLQSSGLQAVADDLGATPMQVALAWLLQRSPNILLIPGTSSVAHLRQNLAAGDLVLPPDALATLNALV, from the coding sequence ATGAGCAGCATTGATAAAAGCGGGACATTCGCGCTCGGGACGCGAACGGTAAAACGACTGGGTTACGGCGCGATGCAGCTGGCCGGGCCGGGCGTTTTTGGCCCACCGAAGGACAAAAATGCCGCGCTGGAGGTGCTCCGGGAAGCCGTGGCGGCGGGCGTGAATCATATCGATACCAGCGATTTTTATGGTCCGCATGTGACTAACCAGCTGATCCGTGAGGCGCTGCATCCGTACCGGGACGATCTGACCCTCGTCACCAAAATCGGTGCGCGTCGCGACGATAAAGGTGCCTGGCTGCCGGCCTTTTCCGCACAGGAGCTGACCCGGGCGGTGCATGACAACCTGCGTAATCTGCAGCTGGATGTGCTGGACGTGGTTAACCTGCGGATTATGTTTAGCACACACGGACCGGCGGAAGGCTCGATCGCTGAACCGCTGTCCACTCTGGCCGAGCTACAGCAGCAAGGGCTGGTGCGACATATTGGTCTGAGCAATGTCACGGCCACGCAGGTTGCCGAGGCGCAGAAGATGGTACCCGTGGTGTGTGTGCAAAACATGTACAACATCGTGAACCGGAGTGACGATGCGCTGGTGGATTCGCTTGCGCAGCAGGGGATTGCCTATGTGCCATTCTTCCCGCTGGGCGGTTTTACGCCGCTGCAATCTTCCGGGCTGCAGGCGGTGGCGGACGACCTGGGGGCGACACCGATGCAGGTTGCGCTGGCCTGGCTGCTGCAACGTTCTCCAAACATTCTGCTGATCCCGGGAACCTCTTCCGTGGCGCATCTGCGGCAAAACCTCGCGGCAGGGGATCTGGTGTTACCGCCTGACGCACTGGCTACGCTGAATGCGCTGGTGTAA
- a CDS encoding LysR family transcriptional regulator — protein sequence MSFQIKFHQIRAFVEVARQGSIRGASRTLNLSQPALTKSIKELEEGMAAQLFVRRSKGVALTECGEGFYQRARLILEELRAAQDDIRQRQGELAGQINIGMGASISRSLMPAVITRFHAQHPQVKVRIMEGQLVSMINELRQGELDFTINTYYQGPYDHEFTFEKLLEKPFAVFCREGHPATGATSINDLLHYNWTMPTPRGSYYKQLEDVFSHRSQIPRIGVVCETFSSCISLVAQSDFLSILPQELGCDPLLAGRLVMLPVVESLPKAAYYLIQRRDSRQTPLTESLITQFRREARKITAA from the coding sequence ATGTCATTTCAGATTAAATTTCATCAAATTCGGGCGTTCGTTGAAGTGGCGCGTCAGGGCAGCATTCGCGGCGCCAGCAGGACGTTGAATCTGTCGCAACCGGCGTTGACCAAATCGATCAAAGAGCTGGAAGAGGGTATGGCGGCGCAGCTCTTTGTACGCCGCAGTAAAGGCGTGGCGTTAACCGAGTGTGGTGAAGGCTTCTATCAGCGCGCCAGGCTGATTCTGGAAGAGCTGCGCGCGGCGCAGGATGACATTCGTCAGCGGCAGGGCGAGCTGGCCGGGCAGATCAATATCGGTATGGGGGCGAGTATTTCACGAAGCCTGATGCCCGCGGTGATCACCCGCTTTCATGCTCAGCATCCGCAGGTCAAGGTGCGGATTATGGAAGGGCAACTGGTATCGATGATCAATGAATTACGCCAGGGCGAACTGGATTTCACCATCAATACCTATTATCAGGGGCCTTACGATCATGAATTTACGTTTGAAAAGCTATTAGAAAAACCGTTTGCTGTATTTTGTCGGGAGGGGCATCCGGCGACGGGAGCAACCTCCATTAACGATCTGCTGCATTATAACTGGACCATGCCCACCCCGCGGGGAAGTTATTATAAGCAGTTAGAGGATGTATTTAGCCACCGCTCGCAAATACCCCGTATCGGCGTGGTCTGCGAAACCTTTTCGTCGTGTATTAGCCTTGTCGCACAAAGCGATTTTTTAAGCATATTGCCGCAGGAGTTGGGCTGTGACCCACTGTTGGCGGGGCGTCTGGTCATGCTGCCGGTTGTCGAATCACTTCCAAAAGCGGCTTATTATTTAATTCAGCGCCGGGATTCCCGTCAGACTCCGCTTACCGAATCGTTAATTACGCAATTCAGACGAGAGGCGCGGAAAATAACCGCGGCATGA